From one bacterium Scap17 genomic stretch:
- a CDS encoding bifunctional 2',3'-cyclic-nucleotide 2'-phosphodiesterase/3'-nucleotidase, with product MANASSASEDQRASDSPAVAQHPGRRRKPPLRAAILGLASLGGIFMIVQPANAATLSLRVIETTDIHANVMDYDYYKDRPSVRIGLVRAAGLIKQARAEVANSVLLDNGDLIQGSPMGDYMAAEGLEEGDVFPAYKVMNQLDYDVGNIGNHEFNYGLEYLERALSGAQFPYVNANLLDATTGEPYFTPYQITAHAFTDSEGNAQTLKIGYIGFAPPQVMTWDRKHLQGRLTAEDITESARRWVPEMRRAGADVVIAIPHSGISTDPYRVMAENSVYYLSQVEGIDGIAFGHAHAVFPSEEFAEVPGADIARGTLNGVPAMMPGHWGSHVGVMDLELSNASGQWRVVSGQTEARPIQVGGEAQVAEDAELAALVDHEHDATREYVNRSIGRASAAMKSYLALVQDDPTIQIVNRAQADYVKRFVEGDPDLEGLPILSAAAPFKVGGRHNDPTQFTEMEAGELSFRNAADLYLYPNTLVALKVTGREVREWLECSAGQFHRIDPDLATPQPLINWEGFRSYNFDVIDGVEYRVDVTQPVRYDGNCALIDADAHRIQGLAYQGEPVKDDEVFLLATNNYRAYGEDFPGTGESHIAFASPDENRSILAQYISRQTQQQGAVDPAADHNWRLAVIDTDTPLDIRFTTAPGEDAQQFIDAQAVYPMTLVDQDEMGFARYRVGLDRME from the coding sequence ATGGCGAATGCTTCATCGGCTAGCGAAGATCAACGGGCGTCTGACTCGCCAGCTGTTGCGCAGCACCCCGGACGTCGGCGCAAGCCGCCTTTGCGGGCAGCCATCCTTGGCCTGGCCAGTCTCGGAGGTATCTTCATGATCGTTCAGCCAGCCAATGCCGCGACGCTGTCACTGCGCGTGATCGAGACCACCGACATCCACGCCAACGTGATGGATTACGACTATTACAAGGACCGGCCCAGCGTGCGCATCGGCCTGGTACGCGCGGCAGGTCTGATCAAGCAGGCGCGTGCCGAGGTAGCCAACAGCGTGCTGCTGGACAATGGCGACCTCATCCAGGGCAGCCCGATGGGCGATTACATGGCGGCAGAAGGTCTCGAGGAGGGTGATGTCTTCCCGGCCTACAAGGTCATGAATCAGCTGGATTACGATGTCGGCAATATCGGCAATCATGAATTCAATTACGGGCTCGAGTATCTCGAACGGGCGCTGTCCGGCGCGCAGTTCCCCTATGTGAACGCCAACCTGCTGGACGCCACGACAGGCGAGCCGTACTTCACGCCCTACCAGATCACCGCCCATGCCTTCACCGACAGTGAGGGCAACGCTCAGACATTGAAGATTGGCTATATCGGCTTCGCACCGCCGCAGGTGATGACCTGGGACCGCAAGCACCTCCAGGGCCGCCTGACGGCCGAGGACATCACCGAGAGCGCCAGGCGCTGGGTGCCCGAGATGCGCCGGGCGGGCGCGGATGTGGTGATCGCCATCCCGCACTCCGGCATCTCGACCGACCCCTACCGGGTGATGGCCGAGAATTCGGTGTATTACCTCTCGCAGGTCGAGGGCATCGATGGCATCGCCTTCGGGCATGCCCATGCCGTCTTCCCCAGCGAGGAATTCGCCGAGGTACCGGGGGCCGATATCGCCAGGGGCACCCTCAATGGCGTGCCGGCGATGATGCCGGGGCACTGGGGCAGCCATGTGGGCGTGATGGATCTCGAACTGAGCAATGCCTCGGGCCAGTGGCGGGTAGTGAGCGGCCAGACAGAAGCCCGCCCTATTCAGGTAGGGGGCGAGGCGCAAGTGGCGGAAGATGCCGAACTGGCGGCGCTGGTCGATCATGAGCACGACGCCACGCGCGAGTACGTCAATCGCAGCATCGGACGCGCCAGTGCGGCGATGAAGAGCTATCTGGCGCTGGTGCAGGACGACCCGACGATCCAGATCGTCAATCGCGCCCAGGCCGATTACGTCAAACGCTTCGTCGAAGGCGACCCGGACCTGGAAGGCTTGCCGATTCTCTCGGCAGCCGCGCCGTTCAAGGTCGGCGGCCGTCACAATGATCCGACCCAGTTCACCGAGATGGAGGCGGGCGAGCTGAGCTTCCGCAATGCCGCCGATCTCTATCTCTATCCGAATACGCTGGTGGCGCTCAAGGTCACCGGCAGGGAAGTGCGGGAATGGCTCGAGTGCAGCGCCGGCCAGTTCCATCGCATTGATCCGGATCTCGCCACGCCCCAGCCCTTGATCAACTGGGAAGGTTTCCGCAGCTACAACTTCGACGTGATCGATGGCGTCGAGTACCGGGTGGATGTCACGCAGCCGGTGCGTTACGACGGCAATTGCGCGCTGATCGACGCCGATGCCCACCGTATTCAGGGACTCGCCTACCAGGGCGAGCCGGTCAAGGACGACGAGGTCTTCCTGCTCGCGACCAACAACTATCGCGCCTACGGCGAGGACTTCCCCGGCACCGGAGAGTCGCATATCGCTTTCGCGTCACCGGATGAAAATCGCAGCATTCTGGCCCAGTACATCTCGCGCCAGACGCAGCAGCAGGGCGCGGTGGACCCCGCGGCGGATCACAACTGGCGGCTGGCCGTGATCGACACCGATACCCCGCTGGACATTCGCTTCACCACCGCCCCCGGCGAGGATGCGCAGCAGTTCATTGATGCCCAGGCGGTCTACCCGATGACGTTGGTGGATCAGGACGAGATGGGCTTTGCCCGTTATCGCGTCGGGCTGGACCGGATGGAATAG
- a CDS encoding 2OG-Fe(II) oxygenase has product MARVINRSLLDLRRLTINLVTYPEGHSVMRHNDPMGSGSYYKLNIVLKKPRRGGVFETDGSLFRLADRVVLFRPDLHEHSVSRIERGKRVLLSIALHAPWR; this is encoded by the coding sequence ATGGCCCGTGTCATCAACCGCAGTCTGCTCGATCTTCGTCGCCTGACCATCAACCTGGTGACCTACCCCGAAGGCCACAGCGTGATGCGCCACAACGACCCGATGGGCAGCGGCAGCTACTACAAGCTCAATATCGTGCTCAAGAAGCCCCGCCGGGGCGGTGTCTTCGAGACCGATGGCAGCCTCTTTCGCCTCGCGGACCGCGTGGTGCTGTTTCGCCCCGACCTTCACGAACACAGCGTCAGCCGCATCGAGCGCGGCAAACGCGTGCTGCTGAGCATCGCCTTGCACGCACCTTGGCGCTGA
- a CDS encoding alpha/beta hydrolase codes for MEALETRYAMIEGHRIAYKEMGEGQPLLLIHGIPTNKLMWRDVMPELARHYRVIAPDMLNYGESDMPVDADVSINAQTRIFIKLMDSLGVASADVVSHDIGGGIGQLMAVNHPERVRRQVLIDSVCFDSWPIPEFKQLLEPGVEEATSVEEFISTMRGFMPSGVHDPAVATEEMVERYVSQWNSEQGKAAFFRNMRRLNKEYTQAIAGELKNIEIKTLVLWGDKDNFQKPDYAPMLADAIPGAELIWVKDAGHWVTDEKPQDTVRYILDFLAR; via the coding sequence ATGGAAGCCCTGGAAACCCGTTATGCGATGATCGAAGGTCACCGCATTGCCTACAAGGAAATGGGTGAAGGTCAGCCGCTGTTGTTGATTCACGGTATTCCGACCAACAAGCTGATGTGGCGTGATGTGATGCCGGAATTGGCCAGGCATTATCGTGTCATCGCACCGGACATGCTCAACTATGGCGAGTCGGACATGCCGGTGGATGCTGACGTTTCCATCAATGCCCAGACACGCATCTTCATCAAGCTGATGGATTCACTGGGTGTGGCGAGTGCGGATGTCGTCTCGCATGATATCGGCGGAGGTATCGGTCAGCTGATGGCCGTCAATCATCCCGAGCGTGTTCGCCGTCAAGTACTGATCGACAGCGTATGCTTCGATTCCTGGCCGATTCCGGAGTTCAAGCAGCTGCTGGAGCCGGGCGTCGAGGAAGCGACCAGCGTCGAGGAATTCATCAGCACCATGCGCGGCTTCATGCCCAGTGGTGTGCATGATCCGGCCGTCGCGACCGAAGAGATGGTCGAGCGCTATGTGTCCCAGTGGAACAGCGAGCAAGGCAAGGCGGCTTTCTTCCGCAACATGCGTCGTCTCAACAAGGAATACACCCAGGCCATCGCCGGTGAGCTCAAGAATATCGAGATCAAGACTCTGGTGCTGTGGGGCGACAAGGACAACTTCCAAAAGCCGGATTACGCCCCGATGCTGGCAGATGCCATTCCGGGTGCCGAGCTGATCTGGGTGAAGGATGCCGGTCACTGGGTGACGGATGAAAAGCCGCAGGATACCGTGCGCTATATCCTGGACTTCCTCGCCCGCTGA
- a CDS encoding GNAT family N-acetyltransferase yields the protein MDDLSITPISDSACSSYLSAAARRLCCGNMLATYKRHGMSWDEELFSERWQDNENYAIRINGEWVGFISLKALPDILYLRDLQLVPHWQGRGVGSACLNWLIQLATQQEYGQSLMKDRASELSPGAQPCPRALRLRVFSDSPALALYQRHGFTLVNEQCTPTRSGSIMALERPLAFQTAPTLAPRSDHAPLPPVGNASLDTIIDDLTEEEALTITAKRKRQSPPAARNIAHH from the coding sequence ATGGATGATCTCAGCATTACCCCTATCAGCGATTCGGCTTGCAGCAGCTATCTGAGCGCCGCGGCTCGGCGACTGTGCTGCGGCAACATGCTCGCGACCTACAAACGGCATGGCATGAGCTGGGACGAGGAGTTGTTCAGCGAGCGCTGGCAGGACAACGAGAACTACGCGATACGTATCAATGGCGAATGGGTCGGCTTCATCAGCCTCAAGGCCCTGCCGGACATCCTGTATCTGCGCGACCTGCAACTGGTGCCACATTGGCAAGGCCGTGGCGTCGGCTCCGCCTGCCTGAACTGGTTGATCCAGCTGGCAACGCAACAGGAGTACGGCCAGTCGCTGATGAAAGACCGCGCCTCCGAGCTCTCCCCGGGCGCTCAGCCCTGCCCGCGCGCGCTGCGCCTGAGAGTCTTCTCCGACAGCCCGGCATTGGCGCTCTACCAGCGCCACGGCTTCACCCTGGTCAATGAGCAGTGCACCCCGACGCGCAGTGGCAGCATCATGGCACTGGAAAGACCCCTCGCCTTCCAGACAGCGCCGACGCTTGCCCCGCGGAGTGATCACGCGCCCCTGCCCCCGGTAGGCAATGCCTCTCTCGACACGATCATCGATGACCTTACCGAGGAAGAGGCCTTGACGATCACCGCCAAGCGCAAGCGACAGTCCCCTCCGGCCGCGCGGAACATCGCGCATCATTAG
- a CDS encoding ABC transporter substrate-binding protein — MVKLLSRLRWQYRTFLHDRRQLAVASVALSLAVVQPSHAQDASAAQASAADTRRLEIVAPFDIKGADPLLSGILFQRMQIVETLVEVDATGELQPGLATDWEVSDDGLEWRFTLRSGVQFHDGSQLDAEVARQVLEIASAKPGLLKSVPVERIVAEDAQTLVIALSEPFAALPAYLADYRQQILAPAAFDETGTAQQVIGTGPYRMLRMTPPLSLEVTAFEDYWGPQPEVRQARYQAVSRAEGRALIAESGDADFTYGLDPASRQRLSQSPRVTLAAAATPRTMLLKVNANHPAFQDPAVRRALSLAIDRTAIAQVVLRYPRGASQLFPPMVEGWHDPALPELHQDVAEARALLDAAGWTVGEEGIRHKDGQRLAISLITFSDRPELPLVATVLERQFHAIGIQTRLDITNFSAIPAGHHDGSLDMALFARNLAMVPDPIGNVLSDYAGTPEAPGGDWGAMGWFDADFTAELERMAREGYGPTPAGQDPRAQASGVIQRALPVIPIAWYYQNLAISNRLQSAQVDPWERSFGLSELRWAQ; from the coding sequence ATGGTCAAATTGCTCTCAAGGCTTCGGTGGCAATACCGAACCTTCCTTCACGATCGCAGGCAGCTGGCCGTCGCCAGCGTCGCGCTGAGCCTGGCCGTGGTGCAGCCCAGCCATGCGCAAGATGCCTCAGCGGCGCAAGCGTCGGCGGCTGACACACGACGTCTGGAGATTGTCGCGCCCTTCGACATTAAGGGGGCGGACCCGCTGCTCAGCGGCATTCTTTTCCAGCGCATGCAGATCGTCGAGACACTGGTCGAGGTGGATGCCACGGGAGAGCTGCAGCCGGGATTGGCGACCGATTGGGAGGTCTCGGATGACGGCCTGGAGTGGCGCTTCACGCTCCGCTCCGGCGTACAGTTCCATGATGGCAGCCAGCTGGATGCCGAGGTGGCGCGTCAGGTGCTCGAGATCGCAAGTGCCAAGCCGGGTCTGTTGAAGTCGGTGCCGGTCGAGCGGATCGTCGCCGAAGATGCCCAGACGCTGGTGATTGCCCTCAGCGAGCCCTTCGCCGCATTGCCCGCCTATCTGGCCGATTATCGCCAGCAGATACTCGCGCCGGCAGCCTTCGATGAGACGGGCACCGCCCAGCAGGTCATCGGCACCGGCCCCTATCGCATGCTGCGCATGACGCCGCCCTTGAGCCTGGAAGTCACCGCCTTCGAGGACTACTGGGGCCCGCAGCCCGAGGTGCGCCAGGCGCGCTATCAGGCGGTGAGCCGCGCCGAGGGCAGGGCATTGATCGCCGAGAGCGGAGATGCCGACTTCACCTATGGGCTGGACCCCGCCAGTCGCCAGCGTCTCTCCCAGTCGCCGCGTGTGACTCTGGCAGCGGCCGCGACGCCGCGCACGATGCTGTTGAAGGTCAACGCCAATCATCCGGCCTTTCAGGACCCCGCTGTACGGCGTGCATTGAGTCTGGCGATCGATCGCACCGCCATCGCTCAGGTCGTGCTGCGCTATCCGCGTGGCGCCAGCCAGCTGTTCCCGCCGATGGTGGAAGGCTGGCATGACCCCGCACTGCCCGAGCTGCATCAGGACGTCGCCGAGGCGCGTGCACTGCTGGACGCCGCAGGTTGGACCGTCGGCGAGGAGGGTATCCGCCACAAGGATGGCCAGCGCCTCGCGATCAGCCTGATCACCTTCTCGGACCGTCCGGAGCTGCCGCTGGTCGCCACGGTGCTGGAGCGCCAGTTCCACGCCATCGGCATCCAGACACGTCTGGATATCACCAACTTCTCGGCGATTCCGGCCGGCCATCATGACGGCAGCCTCGACATGGCGCTGTTCGCGCGCAATCTGGCCATGGTGCCGGACCCCATCGGCAACGTGCTGAGCGATTACGCGGGAACCCCCGAGGCCCCTGGTGGCGACTGGGGCGCGATGGGCTGGTTCGATGCGGACTTCACCGCCGAGCTTGAGCGCATGGCACGCGAGGGCTATGGGCCCACACCGGCAGGGCAGGACCCGCGCGCCCAGGCCAGCGGCGTGATCCAGCGGGCGCTGCCCGTGATCCCCATCGCCTGGTACTACCAGAACCTGGCGATCTCCAATCGACTGCAAAGCGCTCAGGTAGATCCCTGGGAGCGTAGTTTCGGCCTTTCAGAATTGCGGTGGGCACAATGA
- a CDS encoding ABC transporter permease → MNLPSRLLQLLMVVLMVGGASYLMMQSLPGDAAWRIAAGRYGYDALDAAAAASVRAELGLEAQGGLHFLYWLGDILRLELGTSLISGESVWVEIRHQLGNSLSLAGAALGISLLIGPPLGLLAGLRAGGWLDRSLLAVCSLLRATPQFLLALVLILLISVEMGLLPAAGHGEPQHFILPAMTLALGLAAVSARLARDAMAAVTQTAFHDFARWKGLSNAQTFWRHGLRHVALPLVTYLGLQFVTLVEGVVVIESIFGWPGIGHALVHAIFSRDVPMVQGTALVLGVGFVLINLLVDLLGRQLDPRGVK, encoded by the coding sequence ATGAATCTCCCTTCACGTCTGTTGCAGCTATTGATGGTGGTGCTGATGGTCGGCGGCGCCAGCTATCTGATGATGCAGAGTCTGCCCGGCGATGCCGCCTGGCGTATCGCGGCCGGCCGCTATGGCTATGATGCGCTGGATGCGGCCGCTGCGGCCTCGGTACGCGCCGAACTGGGCCTCGAGGCACAGGGCGGCTTGCACTTCCTTTACTGGCTGGGCGATATCCTGCGCCTGGAGCTTGGCACCTCGCTGATTTCCGGTGAATCGGTGTGGGTGGAGATTCGTCATCAGCTGGGCAACTCCCTGTCGCTCGCCGGCGCGGCGCTGGGCATCTCGCTGCTGATCGGCCCGCCGCTGGGGCTGCTGGCCGGTCTGCGTGCCGGTGGCTGGCTGGACCGTAGCCTGCTGGCCGTCTGCAGTCTGCTGCGTGCCACGCCGCAGTTCCTGCTGGCGCTGGTGCTGATCCTGCTGATCTCGGTGGAGATGGGCCTGCTGCCGGCCGCCGGTCACGGTGAGCCGCAGCACTTCATTCTGCCGGCGATGACGCTGGCGCTCGGGCTGGCAGCGGTATCGGCACGCCTGGCACGTGATGCCATGGCCGCCGTCACCCAGACGGCCTTTCATGATTTCGCGCGCTGGAAGGGCCTCAGCAACGCCCAGACCTTCTGGCGTCACGGCCTGCGCCATGTGGCCTTGCCGCTGGTGACCTATCTGGGACTGCAGTTCGTGACCCTGGTGGAGGGTGTGGTGGTGATCGAGAGCATCTTCGGCTGGCCGGGCATCGGCCATGCGCTGGTGCACGCCATCTTCTCGCGCGATGTGCCGATGGTGCAGGGCACCGCCCTGGTGCTGGGCGTCGGCTTTGTCTTGATCAATCTGCTGGTCGATCTGCTGGGTCGCCAACTGGACCCACGGGGTGTGAAATGA
- a CDS encoding ABC transporter permease translates to MVASLVLLALLGNLVIPGDPLEQHLYRALQGADAVGVSDAGEVITSAPLGYDHLGRSLYHRLVAALGLSLSIAAGAVILAAFSGISLGLLAAGRGGWAERLLSLVADSLLALPGLLLVLMVSVILPSTPLALWLGLSLVLWVEFFRLARATGRSVLASPGVEASRLLGFGAWYRFRHHLWPEMAPVMMTAMAFGMANALMAIAALGFVHVGIPEPTPELGTMMVELLPYWREAPFALLTPVLVTFLLLLGLLLMSGSKARTSTAADTLEGARP, encoded by the coding sequence ATGGTCGCCAGTCTGGTGCTGCTGGCCTTGCTGGGCAATCTGGTGATACCGGGAGACCCGCTGGAGCAGCATCTCTATCGTGCACTGCAGGGCGCGGATGCCGTCGGTGTCTCTGACGCCGGCGAGGTGATCACCAGCGCCCCGCTGGGCTATGACCACCTTGGGCGCTCCCTTTATCACCGCCTGGTGGCGGCGCTCGGGCTGTCGCTTTCCATTGCCGCGGGGGCGGTGATTCTGGCGGCTTTTTCGGGCATTTCGCTGGGCCTGCTGGCCGCGGGACGCGGTGGTTGGGCCGAGCGCCTGTTGAGCCTGGTGGCAGACAGCCTGCTGGCATTGCCGGGGCTGCTGCTGGTGCTGATGGTCAGCGTCATCCTGCCGTCGACGCCGCTGGCATTGTGGTTGGGTCTGTCGCTGGTGCTGTGGGTGGAATTCTTCCGCCTGGCTCGCGCCACCGGTCGCAGCGTGCTGGCGAGTCCCGGTGTGGAGGCCAGCCGTCTGCTGGGCTTCGGGGCCTGGTACCGGTTTCGTCATCACCTGTGGCCGGAAATGGCACCCGTGATGATGACGGCGATGGCCTTCGGCATGGCCAACGCCCTGATGGCGATTGCCGCGCTGGGCTTCGTGCATGTCGGCATTCCGGAGCCCACGCCGGAGCTGGGCACCATGATGGTCGAGCTGTTGCCGTACTGGCGTGAAGCGCCATTCGCGCTGCTGACGCCGGTGCTGGTTACCTTCCTGCTGTTGCTGGGGCTGTTGCTGATGTCCGGCAGCAAGGCCAGAACGTCAACCGCCGCGGACACCCTCGAAGGAGCGCGCCCATGA
- a CDS encoding ABC transporter ATP-binding protein has translation MTTPASHTRDGATADDVVLSAEDVSVRVQGAQTALLEPVSLALKAGEPLVVIGETGSGKSLLAQALLGTLPPELVASGSLWLDGEPYPLHTPENRRPLWGRRLAVLPQEPWLALDPLMKVIRQVGEAYRLVAGRSAQASHAAARSDLEQLGVAAASEQLPGKLSGGMAQRVAFAAARAGGAPLLIADEPTKGLDAARVSEIGELLLKSLAETPRAGLMVITHDMALAHQIGGRLMVVRRGQVIEQGATRDVLAAPTHAYTRRLVNAAPQAWPEAAFKPAADSASRDGKAAGETIIRAENLTIARGDTTLLRDVELSVKGGEIIGVQGASGCGKSSLGDALLGLLPPHSGRVVQHAERLEYQKLYQDPVATFPPRRTLGRLLKDLSARHGLDDSQLPQLMEQLSLAPELLSRLPGQVSGGELQRFALLRLMLIKPRFVFADEPTSRLDPLVQQEVIACMVKMVREQGTALVLVSHDAALLRKVADRVLVVEEGRLKARQEI, from the coding sequence ATGACCACGCCAGCCTCTCACACGCGGGATGGGGCAACGGCGGATGATGTGGTGCTAAGTGCCGAGGATGTGAGCGTGCGGGTCCAGGGCGCGCAGACGGCGCTGCTGGAGCCTGTCTCGCTTGCGCTCAAGGCGGGAGAGCCGCTGGTGGTGATCGGTGAGACGGGGTCCGGCAAGAGTCTGCTGGCTCAGGCACTGCTGGGCACGCTGCCCCCGGAGCTTGTGGCCTCCGGCAGCCTGTGGCTCGACGGCGAGCCATATCCTCTGCATACGCCAGAGAATCGTCGCCCGCTCTGGGGTCGCCGCCTGGCGGTATTGCCCCAGGAGCCCTGGCTGGCGCTGGACCCGTTGATGAAGGTGATTCGTCAGGTCGGTGAGGCATATCGACTGGTCGCGGGGCGTTCGGCACAGGCCTCCCACGCGGCCGCGCGCAGTGATCTGGAGCAGTTGGGTGTCGCCGCGGCCAGCGAGCAGCTGCCGGGCAAGCTGTCCGGTGGCATGGCGCAACGTGTGGCCTTTGCGGCCGCCCGCGCCGGCGGCGCACCGCTGTTGATCGCCGACGAGCCGACCAAGGGGCTGGACGCCGCCCGCGTCAGCGAGATCGGCGAGCTGCTGCTCAAGTCATTGGCCGAGACACCGCGTGCTGGTTTGATGGTCATCACCCATGACATGGCGCTGGCGCACCAGATCGGTGGCCGGCTGATGGTGGTACGCAGGGGGCAGGTGATCGAGCAGGGCGCTACGCGTGACGTGCTGGCCGCGCCGACACATGCCTATACCCGACGCCTGGTGAATGCCGCGCCGCAGGCCTGGCCGGAGGCCGCCTTCAAGCCGGCAGCCGACAGTGCAAGCCGTGATGGCAAGGCGGCAGGCGAGACCATCATCCGCGCCGAGAATCTGACCATCGCGCGCGGGGACACCACATTGCTGCGTGACGTGGAACTCAGCGTGAAGGGCGGTGAGATCATCGGCGTCCAGGGCGCTTCAGGCTGTGGCAAGTCATCGCTGGGCGATGCACTGCTCGGCCTGTTGCCACCGCATTCAGGACGCGTGGTCCAGCATGCCGAACGCCTGGAATATCAGAAGCTCTACCAGGACCCCGTGGCGACCTTCCCGCCACGCCGGACACTGGGGCGGCTGTTGAAGGATCTCAGCGCACGCCATGGTCTCGACGACAGCCAGCTGCCGCAGCTGATGGAGCAACTGAGCCTGGCGCCGGAATTGCTCTCGCGTCTGCCGGGACAGGTCTCGGGTGGCGAGCTGCAGCGTTTCGCGCTGTTGCGTCTGATGCTGATCAAGCCGCGCTTCGTGTTCGCCGATGAGCCGACCTCACGCCTCGACCCGCTGGTCCAGCAGGAGGTGATCGCCTGCATGGTGAAGATGGTGCGCGAGCAGGGCACGGCGCTGGTGCTGGTCAGTCATGATGCGGCACTGCTGCGCAAGGTCGCGGATCGCGTGCTGGTAGTAGAGGAAGGTCGCTTGAAGGCGCGTCAGGAGATCTGA
- a CDS encoding tryptophan-rich sensory protein → MVVWFGLSFLTAAIGALASVDAKTFYASLTQPAWAPPAGAFGPVWTALFVMMALAAWRVARDGLHASNGFRWRHRLALGLFVVQLVVNGLWSWLFFAWHLGQAAFIDVLVLWTLIAVTLIAFWRISRLAGLLMLPYLAWVTLASALTWSVWQANPALLGG, encoded by the coding sequence ATGGTGGTGTGGTTCGGGTTGAGCTTCCTCACTGCCGCCATCGGCGCGCTGGCCTCGGTTGACGCGAAGACCTTCTATGCAAGCCTTACCCAACCGGCCTGGGCCCCGCCGGCGGGGGCCTTCGGGCCGGTGTGGACGGCGCTGTTCGTGATGATGGCGCTCGCCGCCTGGCGTGTCGCGCGCGATGGCTTGCATGCCAGCAATGGCTTCCGTTGGCGCCATCGTCTGGCGCTCGGGCTGTTCGTGGTGCAGCTGGTCGTCAACGGCCTGTGGAGCTGGCTGTTCTTCGCCTGGCATCTCGGTCAGGCGGCGTTCATCGACGTGCTGGTGCTGTGGACGCTGATCGCCGTCACCCTGATCGCCTTCTGGCGTATCAGTCGCCTGGCCGGGCTGTTGATGCTGCCCTATCTGGCGTGGGTGACGCTGGCCAGTGCGCTGACCTGGTCCGTCTGGCAAGCCAATCCGGCCCTGCTGGGCGGCTGA